In one window of Deltaproteobacteria bacterium DNA:
- a CDS encoding PD-(D/E)XK nuclease superfamily protein yields the protein MLEMSFLESVIERDIDLLLLEELSVSENFRKMFTTLIFGERAYNVYIRAWHSIIISNLGESDLIFRFEDINGLNVAILIENKIDSTPMPDQGLRYHLRGEEGIKKGEWNAFKTCIIAPKKYLVSVKDTECYDSHISYEEIHSYFTSEGINDDRLAYKARIISQAIQKNRRGYQPTDNELVTAFVKDYCKYANENYSALKIQKPKPRQDRSSWIEFYPNVLPRKEVKLAHQLSNGQIKMMFVNKAEDIEIIRTKYGSSLSNRMSIEKAGKSVKVMMKVNEINPLKKNFDEVKEIIDSALDCLSQLVILYEKVGRI from the coding sequence ATGCTTGAAATGAGTTTTCTGGAATCAGTGATCGAAAGAGATATTGATTTACTTTTACTTGAGGAGCTTTCAGTTAGCGAAAACTTTCGTAAAATGTTTACGACTTTAATTTTTGGTGAAAGAGCATACAATGTATATATTAGAGCATGGCATTCTATAATCATCTCGAATCTTGGAGAATCTGATTTAATTTTTCGTTTTGAAGACATCAATGGCTTAAATGTGGCAATTCTTATTGAGAATAAAATAGATTCAACACCAATGCCGGATCAAGGATTACGTTACCATCTACGTGGTGAAGAAGGTATTAAAAAAGGAGAATGGAATGCTTTTAAAACATGTATCATAGCACCAAAAAAATACTTGGTCTCTGTTAAAGATACAGAATGTTATGATAGTCATATCAGCTATGAAGAAATTCATTCCTATTTTACGTCGGAAGGAATTAACGATGATAGATTGGCATATAAAGCGCGTATTATTTCACAAGCAATCCAGAAAAATAGACGTGGCTATCAGCCTACAGATAATGAACTGGTTACAGCTTTTGTGAAAGACTATTGTAAGTATGCGAATGAGAATTACTCTGCACTGAAAATACAAAAACCAAAACCGAGACAGGATCGCAGTAGTTGGATTGAATTTTATCCTAATGTATTGCCTCGAAAAGAAGTAAAGCTTGCGCACCAGCTGAGTAACGGGCAAATAAAAATGATGTTTGTTAATAAAGCTGAAGACATAGAAATAATAAGAACAAAATACGGAAGTAGTTTATCTAATCGGATGTCTATAGAAAAGGCTGGAAAATCGGTTAAAGTTATGATGAAAGTAAATGAAATAAATCCCCTGAAGAAAAACTTCGACGAAGTGAAAGAAATTATTGACTCTGCATTGGATTGTTTATCGCAACTCGTAATTTTATATGAAAAGGTTGGACGTATTTGA